AAAAAGGCTAtggagaaaattcagaaaaaataaatactaaaaaaaaaaacaactttaaaaatattaatcatgGAATAGTGCAAGTTGGTTTAAAATCAGATAATACAAATATGCcatttgtgttatttctctCATTCAGTAATTTATATGCCAGAAGATTAacctttttctcttaaaactCAGAAGGAACCTTTAATAGAAATGTGGCTTGTTAGCCAGCTTGCTGGCAATTGCTTAATGAGTTTCCCGGTCCCTGGAGTGATGAGATATAACTGTTAAGTAACCACAGGGTAATAACAGACTAAGTGAACCTGATCTTTATCTGTGATCAATTttagctgcagagcagaaaagctTGTGCTTTTTTGTATGGTTCTGCCTGTAACCACTTCTaggtgtattttttcttttcagcctcATTCAGTCCGTCACTGGCACTCGTGACAGGCTGAGGCTCacaaagtgctttacaaaagCTATtagtgctgctgcctctcctgcagcttTGTATCCTGCTACTTCCTCCTCTCTGTCCTTGCAGTCAGTCACAGGTTTGCTGTTCTGTATAATATCTAACGTGATTAGGATCTTGTGCCATGGTTGGGTTCCTAGGTTTTGCTAAAAGTATACAATATCTATTCATGAAGTCATTGTTAAAACCCTTATGTAGATACTGACGGAGAGCGTGAGGGCTAGTGATGATCAGACACAAACTTTCCCTGCTAGGCTGAGAGACCCTGCCTGGAGTCTGGCCAGCATGAATAATTGGTGTCAGATCTGCCTGTGTAAATTAGTTGAAGTTCAGTTTGGTTCGTAGTAAAGGCAGTAAAATTGCTAAGGCAGCTGACATTGACCTCAGAGTAGCTGGTGTGATGTAATTTGGAACACAGATTCCCCTTCCATCATGTTTAAGAGCCCTGTGTCCGAAATAGTGCCGAGCGGGTATAAGGAAAAGCCCCAGCACTACTGCTGTTGCTGGGGCTTCCTCTGTCCTGTGCCTGGGTAGGGacctgtgttttggttttgaagatAAGTGGACTGTGTGGTGCTCACAGGGCTCTGGTTGACAGCCCAATAAAATAATCCCTGGCTTTAGAGTAGTCAAacacacagaatatttttttcccttttcaggaCATTTACTTAAATCCTGCAGTAAGGAACAAGCATGTGCTCAGAATATATATTCCTGTAGCACCTTATATATGTACacttttacatttattaatGTATAATTGAagaaccaaaaaatattttttccagtaacaGGCATTTTATTGCTTAGTCAGTAAAGTGGAAGATTTATGATTTATGTTTCCCTGTCCTGACTGGATACTTTgggaaatggaaataatgatGGGTCTGTGGCTCAAGCAGGATTTCAGAGCAAGAATGGCTTGGCCGTTGCTCAGATTCCCTTTGTGACCTCCAGAAAGTTGCTTTTAACCTCTTAATTTCCACTTTGTTGCCTGTGCAGTATGACTGCTAGTGCAAAGGGACTGTGCTGGGGTTTTGTAAGCAAGTAAGTCTTGTTAAAAATCCATGATTCATCCAAGCATCGTGCACTGCAGTCCTCCAGTGGACAGAATATTTCCTTCTGCCTTAACTCTGTACAATACGAGTTTTTACTTAAGGCCTCCAGATACATACCTTCTTGCATCcctgtcccaccccacccccaaaaaaaccccaacaactgTTAGGTATGGTGGTTGAAGCAAGGACCAGTGGTTGAATTTTaatccttctttcttttttcccttccacccTTCCTAGGATGCAGGGGCTTTAATCCAGGATGAACGAATGCTACTATGATAAGCGCATGGACTTTTTCTATAACAAGACAAACACTGACACCGTAGATGAGTGGACAGGGCCACAGCTTATtgttgttctgtgttttgggacatttttctgcctcttcattttcatttcaaattcattGGTCATAGCAGCTGTGGTCAAGAACAAGAggtttcattttcccttttactaTCTCCTGGCCAACTTAGCTGCTGCAGACTTTTTTGCTGGAATAGCCTACGTCTTCTTGATGTTCAACACTGGCCCAGTGTCTAAGACATTAACTGTTAACCGCTGGTTTTTGCGTCAGGGTCTTCTGGACACCAGCCTGACAGCTTCCCTGGTGAATCTCCTCGTCATAGCTGTTGAGCGGCATATGTCGATAATGCGGATGAAGATCCACAGTAATCTCACGAAGAAGCGAGTCACTTTTTTAATTATATCCATTTGGGCCATTGCTATTTTCATGGGTGCAGTTCCTACCCTGGGTTGGAACTGCCTCTGTGACATTAGTGCCTGCTCATCCCTGGCACCTATTTACAGCAGAAGTTACCTGGTGTTCTGGAGTGTCTTAAACCTAGTTGTCTTCTTCATTATGGTGGTGGTTTACATAAGAATCTACATGTATGTTCAGAGGAAAACTAATGTCTTGTCGTCACACACTAGTGGATCCATTAGCCGCAGGAGAACCCCTGTGAAGCTTATGAAGACTGTCATGACTCTCTTAGGTAAGAGATTACAAACCATCGTATGGAAGGCTGGCAGTGCCAATGAATAAGTTGTTGGTTTGTCGTTGCTTGTTTTGGGCtttgttttaatacaaagcaaaaaaacccaaacctaacCATCTAAACCcgaaagaaaacaaaatcaccCTCACCAGACTTTTAAGTGCTGGAGGCATTTAGACTTTGCTCTGCTTTACATAGTGAAATAAGCGTTGCAccatacagaaatgcaaagtagAGGACTGGtcaacatgcagaagaaaaattatctgcagGGTTTTTCGGGGGGTGGGGCCAGAATACAAAATCACTTTGGAGAAAGCCGTGTGAAGATTCACAACTGCCTAGcagaatgttttcaaaataatattctttaatATCTGTAGAAGGCCATGAATGCTATGGCTGGATGTGGATAGTTTTCTTTGCACTTCTTCCTCTTGGCTGTTTTCTAAACATACAAATGACTTCTCCCTGGAAATGCACCTTCCCTGGTGAAAGGAGAGGATGCCTGGTGGGTCTGTGACATTGACAGGACATTTCTTGTAAGgggaaaatgaattttcattctgtgaagATTGCACAGTGCGAAATACTTTCAAGTGCTGATACAGTATGGCCTTGGATCCCTAGCTCATAACGTGAGATTTGACCTGGATTCTGCCCTAGAGACACTGTTGATGTTTGGGCATCTCAGATCACTTCATCAGCTAGTTGTGATGTAGCTGTTTATTACATTAGAGATGCACATAGTGGATGATTGATCATTGGAACAAAATACTAGCTGTAGCAGTCAATTTTCCCTGGGAAGACTTGAATCGGAGCAAAGTGTTTTCTGGAAGCCAGGCACTGCATGAGCATGGTTTGTGTAGCTCGGTGTGGGTGAAAGTGGGGGTACACTGGGATGCTTGTGGAGCTGGGGACTCTAAAACCACAAATAAGGCCGTACCACTCTGACAACTGTTCTGATATTGTGTGAGCTAGCATGGAAAAGCTGGAGCTTTTGGGAAAGCTGTTGTCTATGCATACCTGGGACACAGTTGTGCAGCATGGTAGTGCTAGAGAGCTCTGGGAGAAAAGTGCCACTTTTCATGGAGGTAGGAGTTGCCATGGTAGGAAGTTCAGGCTGAGGACACTTTCTTCCCCTTACGGTCTATGGATGCTGTTTGAAGTCTGGTACCTGcttcttgtttgttcttttttttctttctttctgaaataatagTGCTGTAGTACACAATGCCTTTGTCTACCAAATAATGTTTTACGATGCTTTAGAAGCTGTGATCAGTTAAACTTTACAGTGCCTGACCTCAGAAAAGAAAGTGGATTGATGGTTCAAGCAAGTACAAAGTTCTCACTTATACTCCTGTGTCTTCTGCAATTGGCATGTTCACTGGCAGGGCCTTTCCCTTCTCAATCTCTTTCCAactgtccttttcttttcctccttgaCTTTATGGCACCTATAGAGAGACAACGTAGTGGTTGTTCCTGTCCTTCCCCCTTGACTTGCAGGGACAAGATTTGATCTTTCACCCTGCCTGAAGCTCTTGTGCAGTGAAACTTAACCCATCCACCTGGAAGGAGAAAATCCATGCAGGAAAACGGAATTGCTCCAGATATGATCTTGCCCTAATGCATAAGCATTAGGTAGACTTTTGTTAACTGCTGCATtggaaagagacaaaaagaaaagcatgtttaaaaagcaattctgtGAGCCTTTCTATTGAAAGCAGAACTGGAGGCTGCTTTCTGGGAAgtcacatgaaaataaatcGTGATACATAGTCATGtctaatttatatttatagttaatattgctttggttttgtataAGCCAAATTTGGAGGGTGCTGAGTGAGCGCTGGAATGACGTTGTTAGCTGTCAGGGCATCCGTGCGTGTTTGCAGGTCGGAGCAGAGAGGTGGTCTGCGTGCTGGGCAGGACGCCTGCGTGGCTGGCGTAGGAGTTGGAAGGACGGTGACCGTGGCCACTGTTTACTAATCCCTAGTGGTCCTTTAGCCTGTGCAGGTTTTCGGTGCTtaccacagctgtgctgctgtgtggaCACAAACCCCGCTTCaaacttcattttcagcttATTCTATCTTTTACTAGGGAGAGGGGCCTTAGGGCTATGGGCTGATTTAAAGACCAGCATTAGCTTTCTCTTACTTGCAGAACGTGGCTTTTCAGCCACCAGATTAAACTATAATTCGGGCAAAGCATTTAATGATACTGTATACTGGGCTAGGCAAATTCAACTTAGCCTGAGTGCTACTTTAGAGATCATGATTTTGTATATTTACTCTGTcagtcaaaagcaaaaccaaaacagagcCTGCTTCCAGAGAAGTCCAGTTAGAGCGTGTGTTGCTGGGTGCAGGATCTACCCCAAACTCCTGTGTCAGAGGAAGTGTATCTTGGCATGTATCTTCATATCAGTTCTCCAGATTTTGACTCTGAGAGgctttttataaatgtttatttctaggaatgagaatttatttttttcaaacagtttgAAATGCGTATTCTGGCTAAGCCATTCAAGCACACGGCAAAATGTGTTAGAAACTGAATAGCATGTTTTCTGGGCTTTCCAGTTACCAAAGGAGTCACCAAGTGACCAAAGTGATTCTTCCACAATTCTGCTTACATTCACTGATGCAGCAACCTACAGCTACATGCAGCATGTGGATTTTGCCCAAGgcagttatttttaatggtttgttCCAAAACACCTGAAAGTGCTTTGGGGCACATGCCTGGTACGGTCTTTCTAAAAGCGATTCCAAGATGCTCTGTTGCTGGATGAAGCATGATGAGAACCAGAATTCTTGTTAATGTGCTTTATTAGTTTCGTAGGAGGTTCAGGACAAcctcctgctgcagtgtggaAGGCGGCTGCATgtagctgtgtggtgctggcACGCTGCTCCTCCTGTCTGCACCCCTCCCCTTCCTGGGGAGGCCAGACCTGTGGCTGGCTGCCCCTCCACAGACATCGCTGTCCTGGCTGGGTCTTCTCCTTCTGTGCTTTTACAGCTAGGAGGTGGGGGGATCTGGGTTTCAGTGTGACTCTGGATTCATGGTGATCGCAGCTGCAGGAGGCTTCTTGCACCACCCTTTGGGCTTGGATGGCCCCTTCCAGAGGCTGGGACTCAGGTCCCTGTCATCTGCCATTTTCTACTGCGACACCTGAAGTGGTCCATCACAGGATAGCAGCAAGGCTTTCCCTTTGGCGTGCTAAACCGTAGGAAGCTATCTGGTTGAAATGGGAAGATGTGAAACCTGGCAAAAGGGGCTGAAGTCATCTTAGCTGACCTCATGGCATGGTCCTAGCTAAGCCTGTGACTGTAGCTTTGAAGGAGGGTGGCCGCATGGGTACGTGATTTTCAGGTGGCGTGTATGTGTTAGCTCATCTGAACTTAGAAGTCcaatttctgctgaaatagcAGCTTTGGGGCGGatgattttcagtttcagtgaATTTATAGTTTAATTGGTAACTTGCTGTTTTAACTTGGGTGTACGTGTGGCAAAGGCAACTGTAAGCTACTGTgcttctttcccccctccccccccttttttttttcacctcagtGTTGGCATGCTTAGGGACAGCTTTGATGTGCAGAATTTTATGACGTGATGCTGCTGAAGCATGAGTAGTGCTTCCAGGTACATAGAAATTCACTTTCAAGCAGAGATGATGTAACCTACAAGAAAACCCGTGTTTAAATCTAATGGAACATCCTCAAACTAACCTCAAGGCATTGTGACACCTGATCTCCCATAATCTGGTGGGAACGCTCAGAGCGGTTCTTTTGATCCATGTTGCATCCAGGCAACATTTCACATAACTTCTGTGAATTTTAGAGAGTTCCTGaaacaaaattgcttttggAGTGTGGCACTTTGTCATGAGAAGAGCTCCTACGGGGTAAAAAGTctgcaaacaagaaaatcacCAAAGTGCCAAGACAAAGGTATATATTTATGCTTAACTATGGTTCCCTTTGAAAGCTCCATGGTAAAAATAGCAAAATCCGAGCAAGATTGAGAGTCTGAGCCATGCCTTGCTTTCATCTCTGCAGTGCTAAGAGCAGGGTGTGAATCGCTTGTGTTGTCTCCACACacagcaaaatgtatttttgatgGAGTTGAAACAACACCCTGTGAAAGCATTAGGCAGTAACCGACACTGTCTGCACTGCTCCCTGTCCTTGTCTTCAGTCATGCCGGAGGAGGAATGTGCAGAGAGATGTCTGCAGATGTCTTTTATCTTCCCTTACTTTTGCCACTGAGACCTTTTAGGGTTTTGCCTGTGTAGGTGGACAGGGATATGTGCTAGAAGTTCGTGGAGCAATCCTACCTGCAatcttggggttttgtttgaagGAGAGATTTCTGTATCTTTTGTTAAATGTGGCTCTGGggtctctttcctcttctgctgatGTCCCTGAAAGCATGGTTGAACTTTGCATGCTTTGTGGTACAAGGGGTCAAAATGCTTTCGGTGCTTGTTCTAAGGAGGGTTTGTCACTCTCTTAATTTCTGCATGGAGCTGGTGTATTAGTGACTTTGCCCATGACCCTTGGTGGCTAATGAAAGCTCTCCATCCAAATACTTACCGAGACACTCAGCTAGACACCGTATTGTTGTTTGGGTGGGCCAATTCCACTGCTTGTTAAAACAGATAGGGTTTGCTGGTGAACCCCAGGGCAATAGATCGGGACAATATTTTCTCCATTATGACCATGAGAGTTGGTGTCATAACTGCTTACTCAGCATGCTGGAGCAAATCTGTGTGTAATATAGAGACTGACCAGAGAAAATAAGCATTGTGGTAGCAGCTTGCAGCTCCTGATGCCAGTGGGCAATGGAGGAATGTTACTGATGTTAACCAGTATCTCAAAACTAACACCATGAAATTAGCACTTAGCAGCATCACAAAAATCTTGGTACAGAAGAGTAGAAAATGCAGTTCCTGAAGGAGATggtcttgcttttctgttctctacAGTATTGACTGGAACATAATCTGTTGGTTGGATTTTGTCTGGACTCCAGGAGCATAGATTTGCAGCAAGCTCTGCGATACCTTGTCCTAGATACATTTTGCAGCAATCCTAATGCTTACTAAATCACATGAATTCACTTTATATACCATTATGGCGTGCCAATCAGATGGGCACAGCATCCATTAAAATCCCCAATGAGGAGAAGTGCCCGGTGCCGTGCGGTCAACCCGTGTGCACAGCACAGCcgatgggatgggatgggatgccTGAGGTGCTGCCGAGTCCTGGCTCCAGCCGGTGCTGCCTGGGTCCTGCCATAAGCCAGGCTGCCCTCCCACCGCTTGCTTGCACAGCTCAGTTAGGGGAAAACCAGTGGCTTAAAAACCCCCGAGCTGGACTTGTTTTCCCTACTAAAATTGATGAACAGATACCAACACCCCCAGGAGAGCTTCGTAGCATGTGGCTGCTATCATCCttatttatttgattatttttttctaagcccATAAAAGGGGAAACTACTGTCACAAATGATTGGAATTTCCTCAGTACGTTGTTGAAACTCTGACTGTTGTACAGAGttgtaattttctatttttgtatgTCAGACAGCAATTGTGGCTTGTGCTAAGTTAGTATTATCATGCATATGGCTACTCCTTCCTCGGGCTGAAGGCGAGGGATGCCAGGCTGCGGTGCCgggggaggtgggagggcaGCCGGGGCAGTTCGGGGCCCACCAGGCTCATGGCCAAGGCTGTGCTTGGTCACGgtgttccccctccccaccagtCCTGCCCACGCCCCTGCCTGTATGGTGGGGATGTACAGTAACGTGAAAGGATGTAAACACAATATTGAACTTCCTTCTAAGCTgtggcttttttgcttttttcatgttGTCTTCACTCTAAGATCTCTCTTattccccctttctttctttaataagtatttttttttgcacagggctggtgggagaGGTGTCTGTCTGCCTCTTTCAGCTTTTATTAGCACCCTGTGGCTGTTATTCCTGCCTCGCAGctgaaacacaaggaaaactctgctgctcctgggcttGTCCTGTGGTTTCTTGATGTGTTTTGGGGAAATACCTCTTTTGCAGAGTTTTCTTGTTCCCCTATCACTAAACTCTTACTTCCTtatcctttctcctttttgtctctttttttcttttcctttttgttccattctttgcttcatttctttgcCCTGGCTGCTACATCCTTTGGTTCATCTTTGCTGACTCatctatttgtttctttctctcttttctgttacaACTGAATTTGTTTCCTGGATCTGAGTTGTTGGGGCTCAAGCATCCAGTGTGCACAgcctggggggagcaggggagaggggtgggctgctgctctggcggggggggctggcagggctgctgtgtcGCAGGCAGTGGCAGGCATCCTACACCAGCTGTGGAGTTTTGCAGCCAGGACGTGTTCAAATTATATGACTCTTGTTCTGTGAATTAGGCAGCGTGCCCATAGCTCTGCAGAGTCATCTGGAGCGTGGCAGAAGACTCGTCTCTTCTTTGGATCGTATTGTGGCAGTGGAAGAAATGTGCCACGTGGTATCAGGGCAGTGGTTgccccctgtgctcagcactggtgaggctgcacctcaaacactgtgttcagcttgggcccctcactgcaagagggatgttgaggtgctggagcgtgtccagggaagggcaatgaagctgctgaaggctctggaacacaagtcttatgaggagcagctgggggaactggggctgtttagttTGGAGAGAAGGAGACTGGAGGGGGGACGGGAcaccttactgctctctgcaggtccctgaggggaggctgcaggcaggtgggggtcggtccTTTCccccagataacaagtgacaggacaagaggaaacagccttaaGTTATGATGCGGAGCcttaggttggatattaggaaaaatttctccactgaaagggtggtcaagcactggagcaggctgcccagggacgtggtggAGTCATCTtctctggaggtgtttaaaaaatgcatagatgcggtgctcagggacatgggtttagtgatggacttggcagtccagggttaacagttgggcttgatgatcttaaaggtcttttccaaactaaatgattctgtggttctatgattctCCTCCAGCACATGAGAGAAAGATGAAGAGAGGCAGTCTGTGCTCAGCACCAGTTCTCTACTTGTTAATGCTCCAGAGCTCTTGTTTGTTTATCAGCGTGGGCGAATCGCTGTTGCGATGGCCTTTTCCCACTTGTGTTTGAGCTGATGCTGTTAGCAGCTGTGTTCTtgctccctgcagccttctGAGAGCTGCCCTGCCTCATGCTCAGGGCTTGGCAAGAGAAGCAGTAGACAGAATTTTGCTACTGTCATTAGAATTTTGTCCTCTCCTGCTTTTATCATTTTTGTGTAGAATTGTGAGGAACCAAATAATGTTGTAAGATGCAGAACACCCCTAAATCTCCAGCAgtttgaagtcttttttttttttctttcttttttctctctataTCTAGGTGCCTTTGTTGTCTGCTGGACCCCTGGCCTGGTTGTCTTACTGCTTGATGGTCTGAACTGCACCTACTGTGGGATTCAGAACGTTAAAAGGTGGTTTCTTCTCCTGGCCCTGATGAACTCTGTCATGAATCCAATAATTTATTCATACAAAGATGACGAGATGTGGGGTACCATGAAAAGGATGATTTGCTGCTCCTCTGAGGATAAGACCCAGGACAGGCGCTCATCGCGCATCCCCTCGACAGTTCTCTGCAGGAGCACAGATAACTCAGGGCACTACATTGAAGATGGCATTATTCAGGGGACAATTTGTGGAAAAGGAGATCTTGGTGACAAAGGAAACTCCTGAGCTATTCAAGGGACTGACTTGGctggaaaaggagagggggaagggagaggttTTGTAAGAGAAGATTGACTGGCAAAGCTAGTAAACAATATATCCACTTTGTTCCAGAGTCTAAACTCCAGTGTTAACAAAAGTTCTTATAAATAATTGCCTGATGGAAAAACGCTTTGTAATGAAGAAAACTTTCTGTGCTGCcgtctttttctcttttttttttttcttttaagtacatgaaattgtttttttgtaTGAATGGAATAAATACATCTCAGAGACTTCTTGTGCGTGGAAACAAAATGTAAGCAGTGTAGCGAGATCCTCCTTAAGCTCCTGCAGAGAGAATAAACCTGCCTCACTGTGCAGGCTTGGTATTCACTGAGTACTTCTGGTTTGAACAGTTTCTGTGCATCTTGAGGAGGATCATAGGCTTGGTTGGACAGAATTGTGACCTGTTTTCTTGGTTTACTAAGTTCATGAAATGTTTCACACTTACCTTCTCTCTTCCTCATCCTTATCTTGCTTTCAAAATAGGTAATTTGATGGTTTATTAAAACTATGCCAGAAACCTGGCTGTGATGGGAAGCCCAGACCTGACACCGGTGTGTGTGAGTATGTCCCAGCAAAGCCAGTATCACTGCCATGGTGGGGTGGAAGCTGCACGGGCATACAGTGcactctgctgctgttgtgcaggcAGGTGTTGAGGTGGGTTAACAGAAGAGTGGTGTGGCTGTGTTCATTATGCTCATTTCTTACTTCCCCAGATAACAGCAGATGGGTGTGCTCACCCCAATTCAGCTGCTCTGCCACTGAGGGAAATGAAATCCAAAACACCGTTTTAAGAGGGCAAATTTTTAAGGGAAGTTTaagtatacatacatacaggTTCAATCAAGCTATtgtaaatacaaattaatttacagGAGAAAAGCATGAAACCAGCCTAAACCCCTGCAAGATTTCAGTGTGCATTGATTGTCTGACCTTGTCTGGACTACGTTTAGCCTCTGATTTTTAAGCTGATCTTACCAGAAGGTACGTGAGGAACAGCAAGCAATGAAGGGCTTTCAGCGTTGTGACTAACCAAGTCTAGTCTCGATGCAGCCGCAGCCCCAAAAGCTGGAGTTGTGCTTATGGAGTATGCTCTGATGGAGCATCTGGCAATTTAAAGCCCTAGGGtaaagtttttaaatttaaaattttaaatgaaaaattggaATGTAGATTTCTTATTACTCTAAAAACCTGGCTCCTGCTGTCTGGTTTCAACAGCGGTGAGTTCCCTGCTACCCGTCTTAATTTCAGGAGGAGTTACTTGTGTTAGAAAGTCTGATCCCTGGTATTGAAGCAGGTGATGATGACCAGAGGTCACTCTGGAAAATTTTGGAAGTTTTGGCCACTCGGAATTGTCAGAGAACAACACCAAGAGCATGTTGTGTGAGTCTGAAAGATAACGATCAGCTGTGGTTTAGGCAAATTCTTCCTCTGGTGCAACTTGCATGTCGATATCCAGACTGTGTTGGTCAAAGCAGAGCCAGCACTTGGCTCAAAGGCCAAGTTGCAGTTTTGTAGAAGGTGCTGGGTGATTACACAGCGAGCCTTGGCTTACAAACACAGCAAGCCCCTGTTTAGGGAGCTCTCCCATAACACAAGTTACTTTGTAGGCACGTGGCCTAACATTCGAGGTAGATGCTGCGTTTGGGTAATGCTAAAAAGGTTTACACGTTTTGCCATTATAATGCAATCTTCTTGTGCAAATACTACTTCATTATTTTGGTGTTTCTGTGAAGTATGTAGAGTGGTGCTTTCTAGAGCCAGcggtgtggtgggttgactggggctggat
The sequence above is drawn from the Falco naumanni isolate bFalNau1 chromosome 11, bFalNau1.pat, whole genome shotgun sequence genome and encodes:
- the LPAR3 gene encoding lysophosphatidic acid receptor 3 → MNECYYDKRMDFFYNKTNTDTVDEWTGPQLIVVLCFGTFFCLFIFISNSLVIAAVVKNKRFHFPFYYLLANLAAADFFAGIAYVFLMFNTGPVSKTLTVNRWFLRQGLLDTSLTASLVNLLVIAVERHMSIMRMKIHSNLTKKRVTFLIISIWAIAIFMGAVPTLGWNCLCDISACSSLAPIYSRSYLVFWSVLNLVVFFIMVVVYIRIYMYVQRKTNVLSSHTSGSISRRRTPVKLMKTVMTLLGAFVVCWTPGLVVLLLDGLNCTYCGIQNVKRWFLLLALMNSVMNPIIYSYKDDEMWGTMKRMICCSSEDKTQDRRSSRIPSTVLCRSTDNSGHYIEDGIIQGTICGKGDLGDKGNS